The proteins below are encoded in one region of Metabacillus dongyingensis:
- a CDS encoding gamma-glutamyl-gamma-aminobutyrate hydrolase family protein: MDDSKPVIGISSSVVDHGDIPSVHVHQKYISSVIQAGGIPVVIPLVDDEMAKVIVSICDGFILSGGEDVDPHSYGEDPDPKLRKTNGKRDEMEIAVVKYAKEKKKPVFGICRGIAMLNAALGGTVIQDIESNYENPIKHYQTADRPNPTHEITIEKASKLQNIFGTETVRVNSMHHQAVGKLADGLTATAKASDGIIEGIEGTDNEWYVLAVQWHPEEMAAQDEAMHNLFKTFVDKCKKK, from the coding sequence ATGGATGATTCAAAACCAGTTATCGGCATATCAAGCTCAGTAGTAGATCACGGAGATATACCGAGCGTGCATGTGCATCAAAAATATATCAGTTCTGTCATTCAGGCTGGAGGCATTCCCGTCGTCATTCCTCTTGTAGATGATGAAATGGCAAAGGTTATTGTGTCAATATGCGATGGCTTCATCTTAAGCGGCGGGGAGGATGTGGACCCTCATTCTTACGGAGAAGACCCAGACCCGAAACTAAGAAAAACAAATGGCAAGCGGGATGAAATGGAAATAGCCGTCGTGAAATATGCGAAAGAAAAGAAAAAGCCCGTATTTGGAATCTGCAGGGGCATTGCTATGCTTAACGCAGCTCTTGGAGGAACGGTCATCCAGGATATCGAAAGCAATTACGAAAATCCGATTAAGCATTATCAAACAGCTGACCGCCCAAATCCAACTCATGAAATCACGATTGAGAAAGCCAGCAAACTGCAGAATATTTTTGGAACAGAAACAGTCCGTGTGAACAGTATGCATCATCAGGCAGTCGGAAAGCTTGCAGATGGACTAACGGCAACAGCCAAGGCTTCTGATGGAATTATAGAAGGAATTGAAGGAACCGATAATGAGTGGTATGTGCTTGCTGTTCAATGGCATCCTGAAGAAATGGCTGCCCAGGATGAGGCGATGCATAATCTGTTTAAAACATTTGTGGATAAATGCAAAAAAAAATGA